One genomic window of Amphiura filiformis chromosome 3, Afil_fr2py, whole genome shotgun sequence includes the following:
- the LOC140149030 gene encoding large ribosomal subunit protein eL34-like — MVQRLHYRRRHSYNTKSNKVRIVKTPGGKLVYHTHKKKPKASRCGVWAARPKKLMSMSKPKKTVSRAYGGTLCAKAVRQRIVRAFLIEEQKILQRVLRAQQQSKK; from the coding sequence ATGGTTCAGCGATTGCATTACAGGAGGCGTCACTCCTACAATACCAAGTCCAACAAAGTCAGAATTGTAAAGACCCCTGGTGGCAAGCTGGTCTATCATACCCACAAGAAGAAGCCCAAGGCATCAAGATGTGGTGTGTGGGCCGCTAGACCCAAGAAACTCATGTCAATGTCCAAGCCTAAAAAGACGGTGTCAAGAGCATATGGTGGTACACTGTGTGCAAAGGCTGTCAGACAAAGGATTGTTCGTGCTTTTCTGATTGAAGAACAGAAGATCTTACAGAGAGTCCTCAGGGCACAACAACAGAGCAAGAAGTAG